A single region of the Camelus ferus isolate YT-003-E chromosome 2, BCGSAC_Cfer_1.0, whole genome shotgun sequence genome encodes:
- the LARP7 gene encoding la-related protein 7 isoform X2 — translation METESGNQEKAMEEESTEKKKEVEKKKRSRVKQVLADIAKQVDFWFGDANLHKDRFLREQIEKSRDGYVDISLLVSFNKMKKLTTDGKLIARALKSSAVVELDLEGTRIRRKKPLGERPKDEDERTVYVELLPKNVNHSWIERVFGKCGNVVYISIPHYKSTGDPKGFAFVEFETKEQAAKAIEFLNNPPEEAPRKPGIFPKTVKNKPIPALRVAEKKKKKKKKGRVKKEDTHTKESDMDTSKESVCKVKRSRTTSEGSEVETTEPQKPPSKKRKKRERAEVLSLPSVKTGKRKRSSSEDADCLAPKSKVKKMAPKDNIKKEASEVCKESKELEVSTEEEKDTGDIKDGSLLKAKRKHKKKHKERHKMGEEVIPLRVLSKSEWMDLKKEYLALQKASMASLKKTISQIKSESEMERDNGVPNKSGMKNEKTNSEDSCPQEKVNAAGPQFVSGVIVKIISTEPLPGRKQVRDTLAAISEVVYVDLLEGDTECHARFKTPKDAQAVINAYMEIKKKHCWKLEILSGDHEQRYWQKILVDRQAKLNQPREKKRGTEKLITKAEKIRLAKTQQASKHIRFSEYD, via the exons ATGGAAACTGAAAGTGGAAATCAAGAAAAGGCAATGGAAGAGGAAAGCAccgaaaagaaaaaggaagtagaaaaaaaaaaaaggtctcgaGTTAAACAGGTGCTTGCAGATATTGCTAAACAAGTGGACTTCTGGTTTGGAGATGCAAATCTTCACAAGGATAGGTTTCTTCGAGAGCAGATAGAAAAATCTAGAGATGGGT ATGTCGATATATCACTTCTCGTGtcattcaacaaaatgaaaaaattgacCACTGATGGAAAGTTAATAGCCAGAGCACTGAAAAGTTCAGCTGTTGTAGAG CTGGATTTAGAAGGCACCAGAATCAGGAGAAAAAAGCCTCTGGGTGAAAGACCAAAGGATGAAGATGAGCGAACCGTATATGTG GAGTTACTTCCCAAAAATGTTAATCACAGCTGGATTGAAAGAGTATTTGGGAAATGTGGCAATGTTGTTTACATAAGTATACCACATTATAAGTCTACTGGAGATCCAAAAGGATTTGCCTTTGTGGAAtttgaaacaaaagaacaagcaGCAAAAGCTATTGAG tttcttaatAACCCACCAGAAGAAGCACCAAGGAAACCTGGTATATTTCCTAAGACAGTAAAAAATAAGCCCATTCCTGCCCTTAGAGTAGCCG aaaagaaaaagaaaaagaagaagaaaggccgAGTCAAGAAGGAAGACACCCATACCAAAGAGTCAGATATGGACACAAGCAAGGAAAGTGTCTGCAAAGTAAAAAGATCCAGGACCACATCTGAGGGCTCTGAAGTAGAGACTACTGAACCCCAAAAGCCACcctcaaagaaaaggaaaaaacggGAAAGAGCTGAAGTCTTGAGCTTACCTTCAGTCAaaacagggaagaggaagagaagcagcTCTGAAGATGCAGATTGCCTAGCTCCcaaatcaaaagttaaaaaaatggcTCCAAAAgacaacattaaaaaagaagcttCAGAAGTTTGCAAAGAAAGCAAAG AATTAGAAGTCTCTACTGAGGAGGAAAAGGATACTGGAGACATAAAAGACGGATCCCtcttaaaagcaaaaaggaagcataagaaaaaacataaagagaGGCATAAGATGGGAGAAGAAGTTATACCATTAAGAGTACTATCAAA gagCGAATGGATGGATTTGAAAAAAGAGTATTTAGCGCTGCAAAAAGCCAGCatggcttctttaaaaaagacaatatcccaaataaaatcagagtcagaaatggaaagagacaATGGAGTACCTAataaatcaggaatgaaaaatgaaaaaa CAAACAGTGAAGACAGTTGTCCCCAGGAGAAGGTTAATGCAGCAGGACCACAGTTTGTGAGTGGTGTGATTGTGAAGATCATTAGTACTGAGCCTCTACCTGGCAGGAAACAAGTCAGG GATACTTTGGCAGCAATCTCAGAAGTTGTTTATGTTGATTTGCTGGAAGGAGACACAGAATGCCATGCTAGATTTAAAACTCCCAAGGATGCTCAAGCAGTAATAAATgcatatatggaaataaaaaagaaacactgctGGAAATTGGAGATTCTTTCTG GTGATCATGAACAGAGATACTGGCAGAAGATTTTGGTAGATAGGCAGGCCAAACTTAATCAGCCGCGTGAAAAGAAAAGAGGTACTGAGAAG ttaATCACCAAAGCTGAAAAAATTAGACTCGCAAAGACTcaacaagcaagcaaacacaTTAGATTTTCTGAATATGATTGA
- the LARP7 gene encoding la-related protein 7 isoform X1, which produces METESGNQEKAMEEESTEKKKEVEKKKRSRVKQVLADIAKQVDFWFGDANLHKDRFLREQIEKSRDGYVDISLLVSFNKMKKLTTDGKLIARALKSSAVVELDLEGTRIRRKKPLGERPKDEDERTVYVELLPKNVNHSWIERVFGKCGNVVYISIPHYKSTGDPKGFAFVEFETKEQAAKAIEFLNNPPEEAPRKPGIFPKTVKNKPIPALRVAEEKKKKKKKKGRVKKEDTHTKESDMDTSKESVCKVKRSRTTSEGSEVETTEPQKPPSKKRKKRERAEVLSLPSVKTGKRKRSSSEDADCLAPKSKVKKMAPKDNIKKEASEVCKESKELEVSTEEEKDTGDIKDGSLLKAKRKHKKKHKERHKMGEEVIPLRVLSKSEWMDLKKEYLALQKASMASLKKTISQIKSESEMERDNGVPNKSGMKNEKTNSEDSCPQEKVNAAGPQFVSGVIVKIISTEPLPGRKQVRDTLAAISEVVYVDLLEGDTECHARFKTPKDAQAVINAYMEIKKKHCWKLEILSGDHEQRYWQKILVDRQAKLNQPREKKRGTEKLITKAEKIRLAKTQQASKHIRFSEYD; this is translated from the exons ATGGAAACTGAAAGTGGAAATCAAGAAAAGGCAATGGAAGAGGAAAGCAccgaaaagaaaaaggaagtagaaaaaaaaaaaaggtctcgaGTTAAACAGGTGCTTGCAGATATTGCTAAACAAGTGGACTTCTGGTTTGGAGATGCAAATCTTCACAAGGATAGGTTTCTTCGAGAGCAGATAGAAAAATCTAGAGATGGGT ATGTCGATATATCACTTCTCGTGtcattcaacaaaatgaaaaaattgacCACTGATGGAAAGTTAATAGCCAGAGCACTGAAAAGTTCAGCTGTTGTAGAG CTGGATTTAGAAGGCACCAGAATCAGGAGAAAAAAGCCTCTGGGTGAAAGACCAAAGGATGAAGATGAGCGAACCGTATATGTG GAGTTACTTCCCAAAAATGTTAATCACAGCTGGATTGAAAGAGTATTTGGGAAATGTGGCAATGTTGTTTACATAAGTATACCACATTATAAGTCTACTGGAGATCCAAAAGGATTTGCCTTTGTGGAAtttgaaacaaaagaacaagcaGCAAAAGCTATTGAG tttcttaatAACCCACCAGAAGAAGCACCAAGGAAACCTGGTATATTTCCTAAGACAGTAAAAAATAAGCCCATTCCTGCCCTTAGAGTAGCCG aagaaaagaaaaagaaaaagaagaagaaaggccgAGTCAAGAAGGAAGACACCCATACCAAAGAGTCAGATATGGACACAAGCAAGGAAAGTGTCTGCAAAGTAAAAAGATCCAGGACCACATCTGAGGGCTCTGAAGTAGAGACTACTGAACCCCAAAAGCCACcctcaaagaaaaggaaaaaacggGAAAGAGCTGAAGTCTTGAGCTTACCTTCAGTCAaaacagggaagaggaagagaagcagcTCTGAAGATGCAGATTGCCTAGCTCCcaaatcaaaagttaaaaaaatggcTCCAAAAgacaacattaaaaaagaagcttCAGAAGTTTGCAAAGAAAGCAAAG AATTAGAAGTCTCTACTGAGGAGGAAAAGGATACTGGAGACATAAAAGACGGATCCCtcttaaaagcaaaaaggaagcataagaaaaaacataaagagaGGCATAAGATGGGAGAAGAAGTTATACCATTAAGAGTACTATCAAA gagCGAATGGATGGATTTGAAAAAAGAGTATTTAGCGCTGCAAAAAGCCAGCatggcttctttaaaaaagacaatatcccaaataaaatcagagtcagaaatggaaagagacaATGGAGTACCTAataaatcaggaatgaaaaatgaaaaaa CAAACAGTGAAGACAGTTGTCCCCAGGAGAAGGTTAATGCAGCAGGACCACAGTTTGTGAGTGGTGTGATTGTGAAGATCATTAGTACTGAGCCTCTACCTGGCAGGAAACAAGTCAGG GATACTTTGGCAGCAATCTCAGAAGTTGTTTATGTTGATTTGCTGGAAGGAGACACAGAATGCCATGCTAGATTTAAAACTCCCAAGGATGCTCAAGCAGTAATAAATgcatatatggaaataaaaaagaaacactgctGGAAATTGGAGATTCTTTCTG GTGATCATGAACAGAGATACTGGCAGAAGATTTTGGTAGATAGGCAGGCCAAACTTAATCAGCCGCGTGAAAAGAAAAGAGGTACTGAGAAG ttaATCACCAAAGCTGAAAAAATTAGACTCGCAAAGACTcaacaagcaagcaaacacaTTAGATTTTCTGAATATGATTGA